A region from the Felis catus isolate Fca126 chromosome F1, F.catus_Fca126_mat1.0, whole genome shotgun sequence genome encodes:
- the LOC101092820 gene encoding LOW QUALITY PROTEIN: transmembrane epididymal protein 1 (The sequence of the model RefSeq protein was modified relative to this genomic sequence to represent the inferred CDS: inserted 1 base in 1 codon), whose translation MGKFIGHIYPGLYLFSYGLYQATVVFKAMIVNDSLLCPSCPPRHKGIWARLWIISYRGLLKIVTGSILTIYVVFCLDDGMVLMNKKYPPGFMCPKEWQHLTMFILFTLNGCVDVMSKNLLPQRCVVLEKGTLVLTFYVLLLLLMXHVQDSTGIELQIHYLLIVVVFLLMLVLTIGLWTPDTFHLLLIETFLFLTMGSWLIQGGFILYRPVTGYPWQDDDISDIMFITIFFCWHVMINALCLLGIYGISSFGHHCYRPSLKLMESKEAPHHKGTTRPLYKLLREVEQSEKDDQAPLLSKSSP comes from the exons ATGGGAAAATTCATAGGGCATATATACCCAGGGCTGTATCTTTTCTCCTATGGACTGTATCAGGCCACAGTGGTCTTTAAGGCCATGATAGTCAATGACTCTCTCCTCTGTCCTTCGTGCCCTCCCAGGCATAAGGGAATATGGGCCAGGCTGTGGATAATATCCTACAGAGGTTTGCTGAAGATAGTGACTGGTTCCATCTTAACAATTTATGTAGTCTTCTGTCTTGATGATGGGATGGTGTTGATGAACAAGAAGTACCCACCAGGATTTATGTGCCCCAAAGAGTGGCAGCACCTCACTATGTTCATCCTCTTCACCCTCAATGGCTGTGTAGATGTCATGAGCAAGAACTTGCTACCTCAGAGGTGTGTGGTCCTAGAGAAAGGTACCCTGGTCCTGACCTTCTATGTGCTCCTGCTGCTGTTGA TCCACGTCCAGGACTCAACCGGGATAGAGCTTCAGATTCATTATCTGCTCATCGTGGTGGTGTTCCTGTTGATGCTGGTGTTGACCATAGGGCTGTGGACTCCTGACACATTTCACCTCTTGCTGATTGAGACTTTTCTGTTTCTGACGATGGGCTCCTGGCTGATACAGGGGGGCTTTATTCTGTACAGACCAGTCACTGGCTACCCATGGCAGGATGATGACATCAGTGACATCATGTTTATCACCATCTTCTTCTGTTGGCATGTGATGATCAATGCTTTGTGTCTGCTGGGAATCTATGGAATCTCTTCCTTTGGGCATCATTGTTACCGTCCCAGCTTGAAGCTGATGGAATCCAAAGAAGCTCCACATCACAAGGGCACTACAAGACCCCTCTACAAATTGCTGCGGGAAGTggaacagtcagagaaagatgaccAGGCTCCTCTCCTTTCAAAGAGCTCTCCCTGA